A window of the Danio aesculapii chromosome 10, fDanAes4.1, whole genome shotgun sequence genome harbors these coding sequences:
- the LOC130235790 gene encoding protocadherin gamma-A12-like, translating into MAKTSELCLGKWRLWITSLLFCVTAADLRYSVPEETKTKFVIGNLSKDLKLDYNRLRFRKARLDYQGDRRYCEIDLDSGNLFVSERIDREVLCGTTSPCILHFEFILENPLELHNIALEVQDVNDNPPVFPKGSIKLEISEGATTGSKLQLTRARDLDVGMNSVQTYILSQNKHFVLDAKSSKDRYVDIVLKNSLDRETRGEHSLVLSAVDGGNPPNTGTVVIEVVVIDVNDNAPLFSQPLYNARLSENSALGTSIIKITATDEDEGANGEITYYINHLSDNTKQLFKIDENDGEISVIGQLDHEKASSYEMEVQAEDGGGQTGHCKVVIEIDDVNDNAPVISVKSQKNQIPENTTPGTEIAVINVKDLDSGENSRVSCSISPNLPFQLQPYIKSYFILTTSSWLDREQIDNYNVTIIATDGGIPPLFSNISLNIQVSDINDNSPRFELQTYVIYINENKQSGTSVCSVSANDPDWRQNGTVLYSLVPSEVNGVPVSSFLSINGDTGVIHAVRSFDYEQFRNFSVKVVARDNGSPPLSSNVTVKVFITDENDNSPQILYPVPDGKSVMTEMVPKATLSGSLVSKVIAVDADSGQNAWLSYQILKSTDPGLFSIGLHSGEIKTQRDISESDNMKQNLVISVKDNGQPSLSTTCVVNLLISDNLSEVPELKDMS; encoded by the coding sequence ATGGCAAAAACGTCTGAATTGTGCTTGGGAAAATGGCGATTATGGATAACATCGCTTCTTTTCTGCGTTACTGCTGCTGATCTTCGTTATTCTGTGCCGGAGGAAACAAAGACAAAATTTGTTATTGGAAATCTAAGTAAGGATCTTAAATTGGATTATAATCGCTTGAGATTTCGCAAGGCCCGTTTGGATTACCAAGGGGACAGAAGGTACTGTGAAATAGACCTAGATTCCGGGAATCTTTTTGTTTCGGAAAGGATTGACCGAGAGGTGCTATGCGGAACTACCTCCCCCTGCATCCTGCACTTTGAATTTATTCTTGAAAACCCTTTAGAGCTTCATAACATCGCTTTAGAGGTCCAGGATGTCAATGACAACCCTCCTGTTTTCCCCAAAGGTTCGATAAAGCTTGAGATAAGCGAAGGAGCTACGACAGGAAGTAAATTACAACTAACTCGTGCACGGGATTTGGATGTGGGAATGAATTCGGTTCAGACATATATTCTcagtcaaaacaaacattttgttcTCGATGCGAAATCAAGCAAAGACCGGTATGTGGATATAGTTTTGAAAAAcagcctggacagagaaacaagGGGGGAGCATTCTTTGGTATTGTCTGCTGTAGATGGCGGAAACCCTCCTAACACTGGAACTGTTGTTATTGAAGTGGTTGTAATTGACGTGAATGATAATGCACCATTATTTTCGCAGCCTTTGTATAACGCTCGGTTATCTGAAAATTCAGCACTGGGAACGTCTATCATCAAAATCACGGCTACCGATGAGGATGAGGGCGCAAATGGAGAAATAACATATTATATTAATCACCTGTCTGACAACACAAAACAGTTGTTTAAAATTGACGAAAACGATGGGGAAATATCAGTTATTGGACAGCTGGACCACGAGAAGGCCTCCTCATACGAGATGGAAGTGCAAGCAGAGGATGGCGGAGGTCAGACGGGCCACTGTAAAGTTGTTATTGAAATAGATGATGTCAACGACAATGCGCCTGTTATATctgtaaaatctcaaaaaaatcaAATCCCAGAAAACACAACACCAGGCACCGAGATAGCCGTAATAAACGTAAAAGACCTAGACTCGGGAGAAAACAGCCGGGTTAGTTGTTCCATTTCGCCGAATCTGCCATTTCAGCTACAGCCATACATTAAGTCTTATTTCATTCTCACTACAAGTAGTTGGCTTGATCGGGAACAAATCGATAATTACAATGTGACAATAATCGCAACCGATGGAGGTATACCACCCTTATTTTCCAACATTTCTCTGAACATACAAGTTTCTGACATCAACGACAACTCCCCTAGATTTGAACTGCAGACCTACGTCATTTATATAAACGAAAATAAGCAATCGGGCACTTCTGTTTGTTCTGTCAGTGCAAATGACCCAGACTGGAGACAGAACGGGACTGTACTGTACTCTCTGGTACCCAGTGAAGTCAACGGGGTCCCAGTGTCCTCATTTCTCTCTATCAATGGAGATACAGGAGTGATTCATGCTGTGAGATCATTTGACTATGAGCAGTTCAGAAACTTCAGTGTCAAAGTTGTTGCCAGAGACAATGGTTCTCCTCCACTCAGCAGTAATGTGACTGTCAAAGTCTTTATAACAGATGAGAATGACAACTCTCCACAGATATTATACCCTGTTCCTGATGGAAAGTCTGTAATGACTGAAATGGTTCCTAAAGCGACTCTCTCAGGCTCTCTGGTGTCAAAGGTGATCGCTGTAGATGCTGACTCTGGACAGAATGCATGGCTGTCCTATCAGATCTTAAAATCTACTGATCCGGGACTTTTCTCTATTGGTCTCCATAGTGGAGAGATCAAAACTCAACGAGACATTTCTGAATCTGACAATATGAAGCAGAATCTTGTTATTTCAGTGAAGGATAACGGCCAGCCGTCTTTGTCTACAACATGTGTTGTGAATTTACTGATTTCTGATAATCTTTCTGAAGTTCCTGAACTTAAAGATATGAGCTAG